The Bifidobacterium animalis subsp. animalis ATCC 25527 genome has a segment encoding these proteins:
- a CDS encoding class E sortase has translation MKHGGRRGNASARQDGRIDRLPEAEGKRSVMRSVVMILAEILLTGGVVCALYVVWMQWWTGVQSENRQIEERQSVGWAQPASDGANAKIAQPQQGDPPLQPEHASIGELIGRVYIPRFGNAWERNLVQGTELAELNLHGLGHYVDSQMPGQVGNFAIAGHRNGYGQPLGDVDKLQPGDAVVVRTKDYWYVYTYTNYTIVTPDETSVISANPEDPSAPPTKRLLTMTTCEPKYTAPTHRWISFGEFKYWAKVSDGVPAELAKKGADGATKFISNEQTPFFAKLKTLQPVIWGALIAYVIIFIAAAIAWRWPLLRAIREGRRLRPDVDIYGVLVRHQPGPAPIRWLLALLLFVAVSLAIIEWACPWAASHFEILREMSNYTAVDTQ, from the coding sequence ATGAAACACGGCGGCAGGCGTGGCAACGCATCCGCACGGCAGGATGGACGGATTGACCGCCTTCCGGAAGCGGAGGGCAAACGGAGCGTCATGCGGTCGGTGGTGATGATCCTTGCGGAGATTCTGCTCACCGGGGGAGTGGTCTGCGCGCTGTACGTGGTGTGGATGCAATGGTGGACGGGCGTGCAGTCCGAGAACCGGCAGATCGAGGAACGCCAGAGCGTCGGGTGGGCGCAGCCGGCCAGTGACGGCGCCAATGCGAAAATCGCGCAGCCACAGCAGGGCGACCCGCCGCTGCAACCCGAACACGCGAGCATAGGCGAGCTCATCGGCCGCGTGTATATTCCGCGCTTCGGCAATGCGTGGGAGCGCAATCTCGTGCAGGGCACCGAACTGGCCGAACTCAATCTGCACGGACTCGGGCATTACGTGGACTCGCAGATGCCCGGGCAGGTGGGCAACTTCGCCATTGCAGGCCACCGCAACGGTTATGGGCAACCGCTCGGCGACGTGGACAAGCTGCAGCCGGGCGACGCCGTCGTGGTGCGCACGAAGGACTACTGGTATGTGTACACCTACACGAACTACACCATCGTCACGCCGGACGAGACGTCGGTGATCTCGGCGAACCCGGAGGACCCGAGCGCGCCGCCGACCAAGCGCCTACTCACGATGACCACCTGCGAGCCGAAATACACGGCGCCGACACATCGCTGGATCAGCTTCGGCGAATTCAAGTACTGGGCGAAGGTGAGCGACGGCGTGCCCGCAGAACTCGCCAAAAAGGGCGCGGATGGCGCGACGAAGTTCATCAGCAACGAGCAGACGCCGTTCTTCGCGAAACTCAAGACGCTGCAGCCGGTGATCTGGGGGGCGCTCATCGCGTACGTGATCATCTTCATCGCGGCGGCGATCGCCTGGCGCTGGCCGCTGCTGCGTGCGATTCGCGAAGGGCGACGCCTGCGCCCCGACGTGGACATCTACGGCGTGCTCGTGCGACATCAGCCAGGGCCCGCGCCGATTCGCTGGCTGCTCGCGCTGCTGCTGTTCGTGGCCGTGTCGCTCGCGATCATCGAATGGGCGTGCCCATGGGCGGCGAGCCATTTCGAGATACTGCGCGAAATGTCGAACTACACGGCGGTGGACACCCAGTAG
- a CDS encoding anthranilate synthase component II, which produces MTDSARILVIDNYDSFVYTIVGYLKTLGATVTVVRNDALDPHEDGVLDDYDGVLISPGPGAPSESGVSEDVIRLCAQTGTPMFGVCLGMQALAEVYGCTVSHAPTIMHGKTSLVEHVDDEIFAGVTNPMTATRYHSLAVEPDSVPDELQVTAWTVDDHIVQGIRHRELPLFAVQFHPESVLTQDGYRLFANWLAVCGQESAVEKSLGLQPKLAAE; this is translated from the coding sequence ATGACCGATTCCGCGCGCATTCTGGTGATAGACAACTACGATTCCTTCGTGTACACGATTGTGGGATATTTGAAGACGCTCGGCGCCACCGTGACCGTGGTGCGTAATGACGCGCTCGACCCGCACGAAGATGGTGTGCTCGACGACTACGACGGCGTGCTCATCTCACCCGGACCGGGGGCGCCGAGCGAGTCAGGTGTAAGCGAGGACGTGATTCGCCTGTGTGCACAGACCGGCACGCCCATGTTCGGCGTCTGCCTCGGCATGCAGGCGCTCGCCGAGGTGTACGGCTGCACCGTGAGCCACGCGCCGACGATCATGCATGGCAAGACCAGTCTGGTGGAGCATGTGGATGATGAGATCTTCGCCGGCGTCACGAACCCGATGACTGCGACGCGCTATCATTCGCTCGCCGTGGAGCCGGATTCCGTGCCCGACGAGCTGCAGGTGACCGCATGGACCGTGGACGACCACATTGTGCAGGGTATTCGCCATCGCGAACTGCCGTTGTTCGCCGTGCAGTTCCACCCCGAGTCGGTGCTCACACAGGATGGCTACAGATTGTTCGCGAACTGGCTGGCCGTGTGCGGTCAGGAGTCTGCAGTCGAGAAGAGCCTCGGCCTGCAGCCGAAGCTCGCGGCCGAGTAG
- the pknB gene encoding Stk1 family PASTA domain-containing Ser/Thr kinase, with translation MSSMPTTLDNGRYQLGQLVGRGGMAEVHIALDTRLGRTVAVKIMRADLAHDEIFLTRFRREAHSVAQMNNPNIVNIYDSGEEVVTLDNGQTEHLPYLIMEYVQGQTLRDIIKANGALSVSDTEHVMIGVLNALEYSHRMGIIHRDIKPGNIMISEQGIVKVMDFGIARALDDSATTMTKSQGVVGTAQYLSPEQARGENVDMRSDLYSAGCVLYEMLTGRPPFTGDSAVAIAYQHVSEVAAKPSSIVPGLNPMWDQIVAKAMAKDRQNRYATATEFKNDILTYMNGGLPSAAAFNPLQDLSTINATKTQTMAANDYPANEGSTRVYNPVTGQFQTVPQDPNAAAGDTDTMVKSRSQKRLEAARKRKRNTIITVVVLVVLALAAAGGWYAWAHMQPPKKEYVTVPTFSATTTEERAKAQLAELGLQASIKQDTDSREPAGTFTKQAPAGGRSVEKGSTVTVWFSAGPKSVPIPDVTGKSQADARAALEAAGFEVNSSVQTEDSATIERDHVTRTDPAAGTSAEQGSTVSLWVSSGMTKVPSGLIGKSKDEAVDELQKNGFAVEINTENSSQPENTVTRIEPNEGTSVERGASVTIWVSNGKITMPEIALNRSLKDVKADLSAQGFTNIKVDGDSSDDAIVTSMSPAANETVTPNQQVTLTTKAKEPSPSSSSSSNSNGSSGSNGNSGNGDSNSGSQSSQNQQNSDNKH, from the coding sequence ATGAGTAGCATGCCTACTACGCTCGATAACGGCCGCTACCAGCTTGGCCAGCTCGTTGGCCGCGGTGGCATGGCCGAGGTGCACATCGCACTCGATACGCGCCTGGGTCGCACCGTTGCCGTCAAGATCATGCGCGCCGACCTCGCACATGACGAGATCTTCCTCACCCGCTTCCGCCGTGAGGCTCATTCCGTGGCCCAGATGAACAACCCGAACATCGTGAACATCTACGATTCGGGCGAAGAGGTGGTCACACTCGACAACGGGCAGACCGAACACCTGCCGTACCTGATCATGGAGTATGTGCAGGGGCAGACGCTGCGCGACATCATCAAGGCGAACGGCGCGCTGAGCGTCTCCGACACCGAGCACGTGATGATCGGCGTGCTCAACGCGCTCGAATATTCGCACCGCATGGGCATCATCCACCGCGATATCAAGCCCGGCAACATCATGATCTCCGAGCAGGGCATTGTGAAGGTCATGGACTTCGGCATCGCCCGCGCGCTCGATGATTCCGCCACCACAATGACCAAGTCGCAGGGTGTCGTGGGCACCGCGCAGTACCTGTCTCCCGAGCAAGCACGCGGCGAGAACGTCGACATGCGCTCCGACCTGTATTCGGCCGGCTGCGTGCTTTACGAGATGCTCACCGGCAGGCCGCCGTTCACTGGCGATTCTGCGGTGGCGATCGCCTACCAGCATGTTTCGGAAGTCGCGGCGAAACCGAGTTCCATTGTGCCCGGACTCAACCCCATGTGGGACCAGATCGTGGCGAAGGCAATGGCCAAGGATCGCCAGAACCGCTATGCCACGGCCACCGAGTTCAAGAACGACATTCTCACCTACATGAACGGCGGCCTGCCCTCGGCGGCCGCGTTCAACCCGCTGCAGGATCTCTCCACGATCAACGCGACCAAGACGCAGACGATGGCGGCGAACGACTACCCCGCCAACGAGGGGTCCACACGCGTGTACAACCCGGTGACGGGCCAGTTCCAAACGGTGCCGCAGGATCCGAATGCTGCGGCCGGCGACACCGACACGATGGTGAAGAGCCGGTCACAGAAGCGTCTTGAAGCGGCGCGTAAGAGGAAACGCAATACAATCATCACCGTGGTCGTGCTCGTGGTGCTCGCGCTGGCCGCAGCCGGTGGATGGTATGCGTGGGCGCACATGCAGCCGCCGAAGAAGGAGTACGTCACCGTGCCCACTTTCTCGGCCACAACCACTGAGGAACGCGCGAAGGCACAGCTCGCGGAGCTCGGACTTCAGGCATCGATCAAGCAGGACACCGATTCGCGCGAGCCAGCCGGCACCTTCACCAAGCAGGCACCGGCCGGTGGCCGCAGCGTGGAGAAGGGCAGCACCGTCACCGTGTGGTTCTCCGCTGGTCCGAAGAGCGTGCCGATCCCCGATGTCACCGGCAAATCCCAGGCCGATGCCCGAGCCGCCCTCGAAGCAGCCGGTTTCGAGGTGAATTCGAGTGTGCAGACCGAAGACAGCGCCACAATCGAACGCGACCACGTCACACGCACCGATCCCGCAGCCGGCACCTCCGCCGAGCAGGGATCCACGGTGAGTCTGTGGGTGTCGTCCGGCATGACGAAGGTGCCGAGCGGTCTCATCGGCAAGTCGAAGGACGAGGCCGTGGACGAGCTCCAGAAGAACGGTTTTGCCGTGGAGATCAACACCGAGAACTCGTCACAGCCCGAGAACACGGTGACGCGCATCGAGCCGAACGAGGGCACATCGGTGGAGCGGGGCGCCTCCGTGACAATCTGGGTGTCGAACGGCAAGATCACGATGCCCGAAATCGCGCTGAACCGTTCCCTCAAAGATGTCAAGGCCGATTTGAGTGCCCAAGGCTTCACCAACATCAAGGTGGACGGCGACAGTTCCGATGATGCGATCGTGACCTCGATGAGCCCTGCCGCCAATGAGACGGTGACGCCAAACCAGCAGGTGACGCTCACCACGAAGGCCAAGGAACCAAGCCCCAGCAGCTCCTCCTCAAGCAATAGCAACGGCAGCAGCGGGAGCAACGGCAACTCCGGCAATGGAGACAGCAACAGCGGCTCCCAGTCCTCGCAGAACCAGCAGAACAGCGACAACAAGCACTAG
- a CDS encoding serine/threonine-protein kinase, with protein MRLIEGQLIHCRYRLDSRLAQGGMGEVWKGYDIQLGRPVAIKALRKDTTNQESKLRRLRAEARNSANLAHPNIAALFEYYEHDGIGFLIMEYVPSKSLADLYHELDGPMDPIRLLPILVQTARGLFVAHSHGVIHRDVKPANIMVSDNGEVKITDFGVSYSTNQEQITQDGMVVGTAQYISPEQAQGQQATPQSDIYSLGVVAYEGLCGHRPFTGATPVDIAAAHVNNPVPPLPSTVDFQLSQFVMSMLAKDPADRPQDALTVARVLSRIERRLLDQQTALSDTTMVNINGRVPRRVTSAPHHDLQTYQSAFPFAQQTQRDAGTDSPGHAIAGGFGRSINE; from the coding sequence ATGAGATTGATTGAAGGACAACTCATCCATTGCCGGTACCGTCTCGACTCGCGTCTGGCCCAGGGTGGCATGGGCGAGGTGTGGAAGGGCTACGACATTCAGCTCGGTCGTCCCGTGGCCATCAAGGCGCTGCGCAAAGACACGACGAACCAGGAGTCCAAACTGCGTCGCCTGCGTGCGGAGGCCCGCAATTCCGCCAATCTGGCGCACCCGAACATCGCCGCGTTGTTCGAATACTACGAGCACGACGGCATCGGCTTCCTCATCATGGAATATGTGCCGAGCAAGTCGTTGGCAGACCTCTACCACGAACTCGACGGCCCGATGGACCCGATCCGCCTGCTGCCGATCCTCGTGCAGACCGCGCGCGGACTGTTCGTTGCCCACTCGCATGGTGTGATCCACCGCGATGTGAAGCCGGCGAACATCATGGTCTCCGACAACGGCGAGGTGAAGATCACCGACTTCGGCGTCTCCTACTCCACGAACCAAGAGCAGATCACGCAGGACGGCATGGTGGTGGGCACCGCGCAGTACATCTCGCCGGAGCAGGCGCAAGGCCAGCAGGCCACGCCGCAGTCCGACATCTATTCGCTCGGTGTCGTGGCCTACGAAGGCCTGTGCGGGCACCGTCCGTTCACCGGTGCCACGCCGGTCGACATCGCCGCCGCCCATGTGAACAATCCGGTGCCCCCATTGCCGAGCACCGTGGATTTCCAGCTTTCCCAATTCGTCATGTCGATGCTCGCGAAAGATCCCGCGGACCGCCCGCAGGACGCGCTGACCGTGGCCCGTGTGCTCTCCCGCATCGAACGCCGTCTGCTCGACCAGCAGACCGCGCTGAGCGACACCACCATGGTGAACATCAACGGACGAGTCCCTCGCCGGGTCACGAGTGCACCGCACCATGACCTGCAAACGTATCAATCCGCCTTCCCGTTCGCGCAGCAGACGCAGCGCGATGCCGGTACCGATTCCCCCGGCCATGCGATCGCCGGAGGCTTTGGAAGGAGCATCAATGAGTAG
- a CDS encoding peptidoglycan D,D-transpeptidase FtsI family protein, translating to MNKTLRQLFTAVIVLFVILGIASSIIMVNRANRLSHDSRNTRALYQTYGAPRGSILASDGTIIAKSDPVNDSFSYQRSYPQEDIYAPITGYFSIAQNADRGIEASENELLTGESNALFWQHIKALFTGKENKGASIETSIDPKLQSAAMEALKNNDGAAVAIEPKTGRILAMASAPSYDPNELASHDTGSVSKAYTELVTNPSNPMLNRAISELYPPGSTFKTVVAAAALDSGKYQLDTQIPAGASYTLPGTQTQLTNAEEPGDGTDGKISLKDAMAWSSNTAFAQLGVALGDESVSNMAKKFGFDKPIVIDGTDSNGLPMQAVASRFPTNVGDDRLALASIGQGDTVETPLQNAIIAAAIANDGKVMKPTLVDRVRFSDLSVMPDTKPQVMDTAFSADTANKLTEAMEAVVTDANPNLEIPGVKVAAKTGTAQIGANNSSIDGWVMGFAPADDPKIAVAVVVHNVDLYGSFAAGPIMTAIMKEALQQ from the coding sequence ATGAATAAGACATTGCGCCAGCTGTTCACGGCGGTCATCGTGCTGTTCGTGATCCTCGGCATCGCCAGCTCGATCATCATGGTGAACCGCGCGAACCGGCTCTCCCATGATTCCAGGAACACGCGTGCGCTCTACCAGACGTACGGCGCCCCGCGAGGCTCCATTCTGGCGTCGGACGGCACGATCATTGCGAAATCCGACCCGGTGAACGATTCGTTCTCCTACCAGCGCTCCTACCCGCAGGAGGACATCTACGCGCCGATCACTGGGTATTTCTCGATCGCGCAGAACGCCGACCGCGGCATCGAAGCCTCCGAGAACGAGCTGCTCACCGGCGAGTCGAACGCATTGTTCTGGCAGCACATCAAGGCATTGTTCACCGGCAAGGAGAACAAAGGCGCCAGCATCGAGACGTCCATCGATCCCAAGCTGCAGTCCGCGGCTATGGAGGCGCTCAAGAACAACGACGGCGCCGCGGTGGCCATAGAGCCGAAGACCGGGCGCATTCTCGCGATGGCCAGCGCGCCGAGCTACGACCCGAACGAGCTGGCCTCGCACGACACCGGATCGGTGAGCAAGGCGTACACCGAACTCGTCACAAACCCGTCGAACCCGATGCTCAACCGTGCGATCAGCGAGCTGTACCCGCCGGGGTCCACGTTCAAGACGGTCGTGGCGGCAGCCGCGCTCGACAGTGGCAAATACCAGCTCGACACGCAGATTCCGGCCGGTGCCTCGTATACGCTGCCGGGCACGCAGACGCAGCTGACGAACGCCGAGGAGCCGGGCGACGGCACCGATGGCAAGATCTCGCTCAAAGACGCCATGGCATGGTCGTCGAACACGGCATTCGCGCAGCTCGGCGTGGCCCTTGGCGACGAGAGCGTGTCGAATATGGCGAAGAAGTTCGGTTTCGACAAACCGATCGTGATCGACGGCACCGATTCGAACGGGCTTCCCATGCAAGCCGTGGCCTCGCGATTCCCCACCAATGTGGGCGACGACAGGCTCGCGCTGGCTTCGATAGGCCAGGGAGACACGGTGGAGACGCCGTTGCAGAACGCGATAATCGCCGCTGCCATTGCGAACGACGGCAAGGTGATGAAACCGACGCTCGTGGACCGCGTGCGTTTCAGCGACCTCTCGGTGATGCCCGACACGAAACCGCAGGTGATGGACACCGCGTTCAGTGCGGACACAGCGAACAAGCTCACCGAGGCGATGGAGGCCGTGGTGACCGACGCGAACCCGAATCTCGAGATCCCCGGCGTGAAGGTGGCGGCGAAGACCGGCACCGCGCAGATCGGAGCGAACAACAGCTCGATAGACGGCTGGGTGATGGGCTTCGCGCCTGCGGACGACCCGAAGATAGCCGTCGCCGTGGTGGTGCACAATGTCGACCTCTACGGCTCGTTTGCAGCAGGACCGATTATGACCGCGATTATGAAGGAGGCGCTCCAACAATGA
- a CDS encoding FtsW/RodA/SpoVE family cell cycle protein, translating to MAARVRYLLQIIFALLISALGFFQLSERMNGKPTSGSVVMQIVCAIMFLVAWGLMSRFQKFGNQSIFACVLMLTSIGILMISRIDGEMDTAVAIRQMMWLCLALVCCYALFAFMKDYRILRRFSYVSMVIGLALLLSPMIPGLGREIGGARIWIGVGSYQLQPGEFAKLFLAFFFASYLFNHRDQLAVGGRKVFGLQLPRLRDLGPIVIVWIASMGVLILQHDLGTSLMFFAMFVAMLYVATGRASWLIIGFLAFAIGCVVAAHLFAHVGYRVDAWLHPFDSEIYNRYPGGSSQIVQGLFGLAAGGLFGTGLGEGHPAITPLANSDFIFASAGEELGLVGVFAILMLYLLIIAAGMITAMKIKDGFGKLLASGLVFTMAFQVFTVVGGITLVIPLTGLTMPYMAAGGSSLIANYILVALLIIISNAANKPQNDLMTDTFRMEAVHALSSRKPRQRKASGNATQVTKPRGNREEEPRPRTSQLPVTSVAVQQSAAVSASPAPDDSATQVVSPQPIVAPQQASEPVTNTRNIPVTPQQATPTTGEETEAMAPLNPSMPPLPQQPHTPTNHHATTGEGGAEHE from the coding sequence ATGGCCGCTCGTGTTCGTTACCTTCTGCAGATCATCTTCGCACTGCTCATCTCCGCGCTCGGCTTCTTCCAGTTGTCCGAGCGCATGAACGGCAAGCCCACGTCCGGCAGCGTGGTCATGCAGATCGTCTGCGCGATCATGTTCCTGGTGGCCTGGGGCCTTATGAGCCGGTTCCAGAAGTTTGGCAACCAGTCGATCTTCGCATGCGTGCTCATGCTCACATCGATAGGCATTCTCATGATCTCGCGCATCGACGGCGAGATGGACACCGCCGTGGCCATCCGCCAGATGATGTGGCTGTGCCTGGCGCTCGTCTGCTGCTACGCCCTGTTCGCCTTCATGAAGGATTACCGCATTCTTCGCAGATTCTCGTATGTGAGCATGGTGATCGGCCTCGCGCTGTTGCTTTCGCCCATGATTCCCGGGCTTGGCCGTGAGATCGGCGGCGCGCGCATCTGGATTGGCGTCGGCTCCTACCAGCTGCAGCCGGGTGAGTTCGCGAAGCTGTTCCTCGCGTTCTTCTTCGCCTCGTATCTGTTCAACCACCGCGACCAGCTCGCCGTCGGCGGCAGGAAGGTGTTCGGCCTGCAATTGCCGCGCCTGCGCGATCTGGGGCCGATTGTGATCGTGTGGATCGCCTCGATGGGCGTGCTCATTCTGCAGCACGATCTGGGCACTTCGCTCATGTTCTTCGCGATGTTCGTCGCCATGCTCTACGTGGCCACCGGCCGCGCGAGCTGGCTCATCATTGGCTTCCTCGCCTTCGCCATAGGCTGTGTGGTGGCCGCGCACCTGTTCGCGCATGTGGGCTACCGCGTCGACGCCTGGTTGCACCCCTTCGACTCCGAAATCTACAACCGGTACCCCGGCGGCTCGAGCCAGATTGTGCAGGGCCTGTTCGGTCTCGCCGCCGGCGGCCTGTTCGGCACCGGCCTTGGTGAGGGGCATCCGGCCATCACGCCGCTGGCCAACTCCGATTTCATCTTCGCGTCGGCCGGTGAGGAGCTCGGTCTCGTCGGCGTGTTCGCGATTCTCATGCTGTACCTGCTCATCATCGCGGCCGGCATGATCACGGCGATGAAGATCAAAGACGGCTTCGGCAAGCTGCTCGCCTCGGGACTCGTGTTCACGATGGCATTCCAGGTGTTCACCGTGGTCGGCGGCATCACGCTCGTGATTCCGCTGACTGGTCTCACGATGCCGTACATGGCTGCCGGCGGCTCCTCGCTCATCGCCAACTACATTCTGGTAGCCCTGCTCATCATCATCTCGAACGCCGCGAACAAGCCGCAGAACGACCTGATGACCGACACGTTCCGCATGGAGGCCGTGCATGCGCTGAGCAGCCGCAAGCCGCGCCAGCGCAAGGCATCCGGCAATGCCACGCAGGTCACGAAACCGCGCGGCAACCGCGAGGAGGAGCCTCGCCCGCGTACGAGCCAGCTGCCGGTCACCTCGGTGGCCGTTCAGCAATCTGCAGCCGTCAGTGCGTCACCGGCACCAGACGATTCGGCAACGCAGGTGGTCTCACCGCAACCGATTGTCGCGCCGCAGCAGGCAAGCGAACCGGTGACCAACACGAGGAACATCCCGGTGACGCCGCAGCAGGCGACGCCAACAACGGGCGAGGAGACGGAGGCCATGGCACCGCTGAATCCGAGCATGCCGCCGCTGCCACAGCAGCCCCATACGCCGACGAACCATCACGCAACCACGGGCGAAGGAGGTGCCGAGCATGAATAA
- a CDS encoding PP2C family protein-serine/threonine phosphatase encodes MYSTTVSDVGTVRSNNQDSSFAGEHLVAVCDGMGGHAGGDTASTIAIRSLAHIETDSAGGDVAKAAAIIEASTLAAHDAIVGKAKRERKLAGMGTTVTAITLVSDYWVIAHIGDSRAYLLRDGKLMRLTTDHSYVQHLIDTKRINEVEARNHPQRNVVMRVLGDFDIDAHPDISIRRAEAGDRLLLCSDGLCGVLEDSTIEETLSHFTDPEECAQTLVSMALKAGSTDNASAVIADSTIALDADSFDLPHQTPLIGGAASATLEPIADIIHEPVASAPALIARSSPAERAAALIASDSNKAAQSEEHDATQQVAQPSTVREENGELQDPDTGEIPVIRKSDGRYSADPNDPEVARAIHHEHLQEKKQARSRRFRGKIVGSVVAVAVVAVLALGTWAAYAWSQTQYYLASDNGVVTVYQGVPTNIFGYELSHAIEHTDLKVDELPEQWQDRLQQSISVDGYDEALSHVELIRTQFNDLKKEQEQKAKEDADAKAKQQKQVNDSKSPTKSPSPSKSAQSR; translated from the coding sequence ATGTATTCCACCACGGTTTCCGACGTGGGCACCGTGCGCTCGAACAACCAAGATTCCTCGTTCGCCGGCGAGCATCTCGTGGCCGTCTGCGATGGCATGGGCGGCCATGCTGGCGGCGACACCGCCTCCACCATCGCAATCCGCTCGCTGGCGCATATTGAAACGGATTCCGCGGGCGGTGACGTGGCCAAGGCAGCGGCAATCATCGAGGCTTCCACACTCGCCGCGCACGATGCCATCGTGGGCAAGGCGAAGCGCGAACGCAAGCTCGCCGGCATGGGCACCACCGTCACCGCAATCACGCTCGTCTCCGATTACTGGGTGATCGCCCATATTGGAGATTCGCGCGCGTATTTGCTGCGCGACGGCAAACTCATGCGGCTGACCACCGATCACAGCTATGTGCAGCATCTGATCGATACGAAGCGCATCAATGAGGTGGAGGCGCGCAATCACCCGCAGCGCAATGTGGTCATGCGCGTGCTCGGCGATTTCGACATCGACGCCCACCCTGACATTTCGATTCGCCGCGCAGAGGCCGGGGACCGCCTGTTACTGTGTTCCGACGGCCTGTGCGGTGTGCTCGAGGATTCCACGATCGAGGAGACGCTCTCGCATTTCACCGATCCGGAGGAGTGCGCGCAGACCTTGGTTTCCATGGCGTTGAAGGCGGGGAGCACCGACAATGCGTCCGCCGTGATCGCGGATTCCACGATCGCCCTGGATGCCGACTCGTTCGATCTGCCGCATCAGACTCCGTTGATCGGCGGTGCCGCCAGCGCGACGCTCGAACCGATTGCAGACATCATTCATGAACCCGTCGCGTCCGCCCCCGCGCTGATCGCACGCTCTTCACCGGCGGAGCGTGCCGCCGCGCTGATTGCGAGCGACAGCAACAAGGCCGCGCAATCCGAGGAGCACGACGCCACCCAGCAGGTGGCGCAGCCGTCGACGGTGCGCGAGGAGAACGGCGAACTGCAGGATCCAGACACCGGCGAGATTCCGGTGATCCGCAAATCCGACGGCCGTTACAGCGCGGACCCGAACGACCCGGAGGTCGCCAGGGCCATTCACCACGAGCATCTGCAGGAGAAGAAGCAGGCCCGTTCGCGCAGGTTTCGCGGCAAGATCGTTGGCAGTGTAGTCGCCGTGGCCGTCGTGGCCGTGCTCGCGCTGGGCACGTGGGCCGCGTATGCGTGGAGCCAGACGCAGTATTACCTGGCCTCCGACAATGGTGTGGTCACCGTGTACCAAGGCGTGCCAACGAACATCTTCGGCTACGAGCTTTCGCATGCCATCGAGCACACCGACCTCAAGGTCGATGAGCTGCCCGAGCAGTGGCAGGACCGTCTGCAGCAGAGCATCAGCGTGGATGGCTACGACGAGGCGCTCAGCCATGTCGAGCTCATACGGACGCAGTTCAACGACCTGAAGAAGGAGCAGGAACAGAAAGCGAAGGAAGACGCCGACGCCAAGGCCAAGCAGCAGAAGCAAGTCAACGACAGCAAGTCCCCGACGAAGTCGCCGTCACCGTCGAAGTCGGCGCAAAGCAGGTGA
- a CDS encoding FHA domain-containing protein FhaB/FipA yields the protein MITELTFAVLKYAFLILLWLFVWFITRSLYRDVAAFSPRKSRARRRKEREVRKSNDALAVSSPAQPLPVSTPTPSAAAPSDTAPTPTLLVIIDGPLAGTSVPLNSSVITLGRAASNTVVLDDEFVSSHHARVYPDPNTGVWVIEDLHSTNGTVVNQQRISAPTILGPRVPVRIGATTFELR from the coding sequence ATGATTACCGAACTTACCTTTGCGGTACTGAAATACGCGTTCCTCATTCTGTTATGGCTGTTCGTGTGGTTCATCACGCGTTCGCTGTACCGGGACGTCGCCGCGTTCAGCCCACGCAAATCCCGCGCACGTAGGCGCAAGGAGCGCGAAGTGCGCAAATCGAACGACGCGTTGGCGGTGTCATCGCCGGCCCAGCCGTTGCCTGTCTCCACACCTACACCGTCGGCGGCCGCGCCTTCGGACACCGCACCCACGCCTACGCTGCTGGTGATCATCGACGGCCCGCTCGCCGGCACCTCGGTTCCGCTGAACTCCTCGGTGATCACGCTGGGCCGCGCCGCCTCGAACACGGTGGTGCTCGACGACGAGTTCGTCTCGAGCCACCATGCGCGCGTGTACCCCGATCCGAACACCGGAGTCTGGGTCATCGAAGACCTGCACAGCACGAACGGCACCGTGGTGAACCAGCAGCGCATCTCCGCACCCACCATTCTCGGCCCGCGCGTACCGGTGCGCATTGGCGCTACCACGTTCGAATTGAGGTGA